A window of the Triplophysa rosa linkage group LG23, Trosa_1v2, whole genome shotgun sequence genome harbors these coding sequences:
- the LOC130547387 gene encoding G-protein coupled estrogen receptor 1-like, producing the protein MFSRNVKKEQRKCERKMTENLLTFHPTVFQSNRSGLHLSIIDVNETNSVSPDTYIISLILSCIYTILLFPLGLMGNVLILLVNFDPRQRMSTPDLYFTNLALADLVLVLDSLIEVFNLSEHYYDDDVLCSCMALFLQVNMYSSVFSLTWMSLDRCLALTGLRTRALPENVSVTHRIRLAQRTCGTIWAAATLCTLIPFATAHIHHGWGRGFCFAGVAEVQWLEVTLGFTLPFCVMGGCYALIARMLLHSERPQRTKALRMIVAAVTVFFVCWLPENVFISVHLLSGDSASRRRGNHTLWQRYPLTGHVVTLAACANSCLNPLVYSLLGNTFRRKLKVFVAHHVCCQHTCMQTANTTPPCPCVTCANVHHSCSHENKDLEEERDLRSGEEGAEGQECVCDRVG; encoded by the coding sequence ATGTTTTCTCGCAATGTGAAGAAGGAACAAAGAAAGTGTGAGAGAAAGATGACGGAAAATCTTTTGACTTTCCACCCCACCGTTTTCCAATCAAATCGCTCCGGTCTGCATCTGTCCATAATTGATGTCAACGAAACAAACTCGGTCTCTCCAGACACCTACATCATCAGTCTCATCCTGTCCTGCATCTACACCATCCTCCTCTTCCCGCTCGGCCTTATGGGTAATGTCCTGATCCTACTGGTGAACTTTGACCCTCGACAGCGGATGAGCACACCTGACCTGTACTTCACCAACTTAGCCCTGGCCGACCTAGTGCTGGTTTTGGACTCGCTGATTGAAGTGTTCAACCTGAGCGAGCATTACTACGACGACGACGTGCTGTGCTCCTGCATGGCGTTGTTCTTGCAGGTAAACATGTACAGCAGCGTGTTCTCACTCACCTGGATGAGTCTGGACCGATGCCTGGCGCTGACCGGACTGAGGACGCGAGCGCTACCTGAAAACGTTTCCGTCACGCACCGCATCCGACTCGCCCAGAGGACTTGCGGGACCATATGGGCAGCTGCCACCCTGTGCACCCTAATCCCATTTGCAACGGCACACATACATCACGGCTGGGGGCGTGGCTTTTGTTTTGCAGGCGTGGCTGAGGTGCAATGGCTGGAGGTGACGCTGGGCTTCACACTGCCGTTCTGCGTGATGGGTGGGTGCTATGCCCTTATCGCACGCATGCTTTTGCACTCCGAACGCCCGCAACGAACCAAAGCCCTGCGCATGATCGTGGCAGCGGTGactgtattttttgtgtgcTGGCTGCCAGAAAACGTTTTCATCAGCGTGCATCTGCTCAGTGGAGACAGTGCCTCGCGGCGACGTGGGAACCACACACTGTGGCAGCGCTACCCTTTAACCGGGCACGTGGTGACCCTAGCGGCCTGTGCCAACAGCTGTCTGAACCCACTCGTGTACAGCCTGCTAGGAAACACCTTCCGGCGCAAACTGAAAGTGTTTGTCGCGCACCACGTGTGCTGCCAGCATACTTGCATGCAGACTGCAAACACGACCCCTCCCTGCCCTTGTGTCACATGCGCAAACGTGCACCATTCTTGCTCTCATGAGAATAAAGACTTGGAGGAGGAGCGTGACCTCAGGAGCGGAGAGGAGGGTGCAGAGGGCCAGGAGTGCGTGTGTGATAGAGTGGGTTAA
- the h3f3d gene encoding H3 histone, family 3D: MARTKQTARKSTGGKAPRKQLATKAARKSAPSTGGVKKPHRYRPGTVALREIRRYQKSTELLIRKLPFQRLVREIAQDFKTDLRFQSAAIGALQEASEAYLVGLFEDTNLCAIHAKRVTIMPKDIQLARRIRGERA; the protein is encoded by the exons ATGGCACGTACTAAACAGACCGCTCGTAAGTCCACTGGTGGCAAAGCCCCCAGGAAGCAGCTGGCCACCAAGGCGGCCAGGAAGAGTGCGCCCTCCACAGGTGGAGTCAAGAAGCCCCACAGATACCG CCCTGGTACTGTGGCTCTTCGTGAGATCCGTCGGTACCAGAAGTCCACTGAGTTGCTGATCCGCAAGCTTCCATTCCAGCGTCTGGTTCGTGAGATTGCTCAGGACTTCAAGACTGACCTGCGTTTCCAGAGCGCTGCAATTGGAGCTTTGCAG GAGGCAAGTGAAGCATACCTCGTGGGTTTGTTCGAGGACACCAACTTGTGCGCCATCCACGCCAAACGTGTCACCATCATGCCCAAAGACATCCAGCTGGCCCGTCGAATCCGCGGAGAGCGTGCTTAA
- the lg23h8orf33 gene encoding UPF0488 protein C8orf33 homolog has translation MTEKSNETGTHGMLQKDKNPVVQSAEIGNPATQSSEAPANAKKIKKKKKAGEGKDNQPKEMKSTTEETSKQESTELTPDEQLSRELDWCIEQLELGVRTQKTSSKQREEASRALKTLHSSKAPLVKKRQVMRAISGDYRKKMEEERARQFKLIQSTMSSAQVSAVSEVKSVFHRRAERNTESTDKTDRGPQETYEHTAMAEKSQGEAKPFVFTKTKEEFCFNFNL, from the exons ATGACAGAGAAATCAAATGAAACGG GAACACATGGAATGCTCCAAAAGGACAAGAACCCTGTTGTACAGAGTGCAGAGATAGGAAATCCCGCCACACAAAGCTCTGAAGCTCCTGCCAATgctaaaaaaatcaagaagaaaaagaaagcgGGTGAAGGAAAGGACAATCAACCAAAAGAGATGAAAAGCACTACTGAGGAAACCTCTAAACAAGAAAGCACTGAATTA ACACCTGATGAGCAGCTGAGCCGAGAGTTGGACTGGTGTATCGAACAGCTGGAGCTAGGGGTAAGAACACAGAAAACATCCAGCAAACAAA ggGAGGAAGCAAGTCGTGCTTTAAAGACGTTACATAGCTCCAAAGCCCCCCTTGTGAAGAAGAGACAGGTGATGAGAGCAATCTCAGGAGACTACAGGAAGAAGATGGAAGAGGAAAGAGCCAGACAGTTTAAACTAATACAGTCAA CGATGAGCTCTGCCCAGGTCAGTGCTGTCTCTGAAGTCAAATCGGTGTTCCACCGGCGAGCTGAGAGGAACACAGAATCAACAGACAAAACTGACAGAGGTCCCCAGGAGACATATGAACACACAGCTATGGCTGAAAAAAGCCAAGGAGAAGCAAAACCATTTGTTTTCACTAAAACAAAAGAGGAGTTCTGCTTCAACTTTAACTTGTGA